From the bacterium genome, the window AAGGGGAATTTGTCTTTTCCGGATAAAAAAGATCGTAATAAAAGGCAGAACAAAAAAGCTTGCATTTTTGAAGTAGAAAATTTCTTCCTCAAAACCTATTCCGAAGAGTCTGGTCAATTCCGTTAAAAGCCCCGCGGCAATTGCGAGGACAACGATAAGAATCAATTCTCGTGTATTCTTTCGGCGCTCCTCAATGTCCACAGGTTCCGGGAACAGATTCTTCCAGAGATCGTGTGTATTGATCTTCCGAAATTCTTTCGATAGTGTCGGAGGATTTCCAATACGTCTGACAGCTATGAGAAAAGCTTCCTCCTCCGAAAGCCCTTTCTGTGTGAGAGACGCTATCTCTTCCCTCAGATGGTCCTCAAGTTCATCTATATCCGAATCACCGATACATCCGGAACAAAGGTAATAGTCTCTCCATTCACCAATCTTTCTATCAATCGTCGTTTTATTCTCTTCCATTTTCAATTCACTCCTTCGGATTGTATCTGTTTGTCCCGGTTCCATGTCCTGACCAAGGTTTCATTGACAAGACGCCATTGCGTTTTAATGACTTCGAGATTTTCATCGCCCTCACGGGTCAAAGAATAATATTTGCGTTTTCTCCCGATATGGGACTTTTGCCAGTAGGAATTGATATAACCCTGCTTTTCCAGTCTGTGGAGAACCGGATACAG encodes:
- a CDS encoding PadR family transcriptional regulator — encoded protein: MDLSKDLVAASATPLVLSILKEGDSYGYAIIKRVKELSGEEMNWTDGMLYPVLHRLEKQGYINSYWQKSHIGRKRKYYSLTREGDENLEVIKTQWRLVNETLVRTWNRDKQIQSEGVN